One part of the Arabidopsis thaliana chromosome 1 sequence genome encodes these proteins:
- a CDS encoding rRNA biogenesis RRP36-like protein (unknown protein; CONTAINS InterPro DOMAIN/s: Protein of unknown function DUF947 (InterPro:IPR009292); Has 700 Blast hits to 631 proteins in 192 species: Archae - 0; Bacteria - 32; Metazoa - 138; Fungi - 168; Plants - 60; Viruses - 0; Other Eukaryotes - 302 (source: NCBI BLink).): MKGAGKFEGSSSKIVFEDSEEDEDLSCSSVSSSDEEEETEKELTFEEIHKLRADGSKAVPWKPNQVKKTGRARANKNRPMEVSSKKPVSRYREVVHVPKKEVRDPRFNQLGGTLDVEGFRKRYNFFFEDKLPVEREELKKKLKKTKNPEEIDELKNQLTYVEKMLKYEPSTQNKGAAILTEHKKKEREAAKEGKRPYYLKKSEIRKQTLIEKYNSLKESGKLTSYLDKRRKKNATKDHRFMPYRRAEE; encoded by the exons ATGAAAGGAGCTGGTAAGTTTGAAGGGAGCTCAAGTAAGATAGTTTTTGAGgatagtgaagaagatgaagatctcTCGTGTTCATCTGTGTCTTCTTCAGATGAG gaagaagaaacagaaaaagagtTAACCTTTGAGGAGATTCATAAATTACGAGCTGATGGGTCTAAAGCTGTTCCATGGAAACCAAATCAAGTGAAGAAAACAGGTCGTGCTCGTGCTAACAAAAACAG ACCAATGGAAGTGAGTTCTAAGAAACCTGTGAGTCGTTATAGAGAGGTGGTTCACGTTCCAAAGAAG GAGGTTCGTGATCCTCGCTTTAACCAATTGGGTGGAACACTTGACGTCGAGGG GTTCAGGAAGCgatataatttcttttttgaggACAAACTTCCTGTGGAAAGAGAg GAAttgaaaaagaagttaaagaaaacaaagaatccAGAAGAAATCGACGAATTGAAGAACCAGTTAACTTACGTT GAGAAAATGTTGAAGTATGAGCCATCAACACAGAACAAAGGAGCAGCAATACTAACagaacacaaaaagaaagaacgaGAAGCcgcaaaagaaggaaaaaggcCTTACTATCTCAAAAAAT CGGAAATCCGAAAGCAAACACTCATCGAAAAGTACAACAGTCTCAAG GAATCTGGGAAGCTTACATCGTATCTTGACAaacggaggaagaagaatgcAACAAAGGATCATAGGTTCATGCCCTATCGTCGAGCAGAGGAATAG
- a CDS encoding thionin-like protein (INVOLVED IN: defense response; LOCATED IN: endomembrane system; BEST Arabidopsis thaliana protein match is: unknown protein (TAIR:AT1G12672.2); Has 42 Blast hits to 41 proteins in 8 species: Archae - 0; Bacteria - 0; Metazoa - 0; Fungi - 0; Plants - 42; Viruses - 0; Other Eukaryotes - 0 (source: NCBI BLink).), protein MLVAVMIVMVIGNLLAQTAAQKIPFKECYPACLVECKAGSKFPKYLKCPFTCTKECLQQPSPPSVSSNNIDESDYFCKLGCATYHCVSLSSIQNPNVERVSACVDSCSNKCTKKN, encoded by the exons ATGTTGGTGGCAGTAATGATAGTGATGGTGATAGGGAACCTTCTGGCTCAGACAGCGGCTCAAAAAATCCCATTTAAAGAATGTTATCCAGCTTGTCTTGTGGAGTGTAAAGCTGGTTCAAAGTTTCCAAAGTATCTTAAGTGTCCATTTACGTGTACCAAAGAATGTCTTCAACAACCTTCTCCACCATCTGTTTCTTCAAACAATATCGATGAATCTGATTATTTCTGCAAACTCGGATGTGCAACTTATCAttgtgtttctctttcttccatCCAAAATCCGA ATGTGGAAAGAGTATCAGCATGTGTGGATTCATGCTCAAACAAGTGTACCAAGAAAAACTAG
- the LPLAT1 gene encoding MBOAT (membrane bound O-acyl transferase) family protein (MBOAT (membrane bound O-acyl transferase) family protein; FUNCTIONS IN: acyltransferase activity; INVOLVED IN: biological_process unknown; LOCATED IN: plasma membrane, membrane; EXPRESSED IN: 25 plant structures; EXPRESSED DURING: 15 growth stages; CONTAINS InterPro DOMAIN/s: Membrane bound O-acyl transferase, MBOAT (InterPro:IPR004299); BEST Arabidopsis thaliana protein match is: MBOAT (membrane bound O-acyl transferase) family protein (TAIR:AT1G63050.1); Has 1204 Blast hits to 1199 proteins in 313 species: Archae - 0; Bacteria - 269; Metazoa - 625; Fungi - 142; Plants - 47; Viruses - 0; Other Eukaryotes - 121 (source: NCBI BLink).) → MDMSSMAGSIGVSVAVLRFLLCFVATIPVSFACRIVPSRLGKHLYAAASGAFLSYLSFGFSSNLHFLVPMTIGYASMAIYRPKCGIITFFLGFAYLIGCHVFYMSGDAWKEGGIDSTGALMVLTLKVISCSMNYNDGMLKEEGLREAQKKNRLIQMPSLIEYFGYCLCCGSHFAGPVYEMKDYLEWTEGKGIWDTTEKRKKPSPYGATIRAILQAAICMALYLYLVPQYPLTRFTEPVYQEWGFLRKFSYQYMAGFTARWKYYFIWSISEASIIISGLGFSGWTDDASPKPKWDRAKNVDILGVELAKSAVQIPLVWNIQVSTWLRHYVYERLVQNGKKAGFFQLLATQTVSAVWHGLYPGYMMFFVQSALMIAGSRVIYRWQQAISPKMAMLRNIMVFINFLYTVLVLNYSAVGFMVLSLHETLTAYGSVYYIGTIIPVGLILLSYVVPAKPSRPKPRKEE, encoded by the exons ATGGATATGAGTTCAATGGCTGGTTCAATCGGAGTTTCGGTAGCCGTACTCCGATTCCTCCTCTGTTTCGTTGCCACGATCCCTGTTTCATTCGCTTGTCGAATCGTCCCGAGTAGACTCGGTAAACACTTGTATGCCGCTGCTTCAGGTGCTTTCCTCTCTTACCTCTCCTTTGGCTTCTCCTCCAACCTTCACTTCCTTGTTCCGATGACGATCGGATATGCTTCAATGGCGATTTATAGACCCAAGTGTGGAATCATCACTTTCTTCCTCGGTTTCGCTTATCTTATTGGCTG TCATGTGTTTTATATGAGTGGTGATGCGTGGAAAGAAGGAGGAATCGATTCTACTG GAGCGTTAATGGTGTTGACGCTGAAAGTCATCTCATGTTCAATGAATTACAATGATGGGATGTTGAAGGAGGAAGGTCTACGTGAAGctcagaagaaaaacagattgATTCAGATGCCGTCTTTGATTGAGTACTTTGGTTACTGCCTTTGTTGTGGTAGCCATTTTGCTGGTCCTGTTTATGAAATGAAAGATTATCTTGAATGGACCGAAGGGAAAGGg ATTTGGGATACTactgagaaaagaaagaagccaTCGCCTTATGGAGCTACAATCCGAGCTATTTTGCAAGCTGCGATTTGCATGGCTCTGTATCTCTATTTAGTGCCTCAATATCCGTTAACTCGGTTCACAGAACCAGTGTATCAAGAATGGGGATTCTTGAGAAAATTTAGTTACCAATACATGGCTGGATTCACGGCTCGTTGGAAGTATTACTTCATCTGGTCAATTTCAGAGGCTTCTATTATCATCTCTGGTTTGGGTTTCAGTGGTTGGACTGATGATGCTTCACCAAAGCCCAAATGGGACCGTGCCAAGAACGTAGATATTCTCGGTGTTGAACTAGCTAAGAGCGCGGTTCAGATTCCACTTGTGTGGAACATACAAGTCAGCACGTGGCTCCGTCACT ATGTGTATGAGAGACTTGTGCAGAACGGAAAGAAAGCGGGTTTCTTCCAGTTACTAGCTACACAAACCGTCAGCGCGGTTTGGCAT GGACTGTATCCTGGATATATGATGTTCTTTGTTCAGTCAGCTTTGATGATCGCAGGCTCACGGG TTATTTACCGGTGGCAACAAGCGATCAGTCCGAAAATGGCAATGCTGAGAAATATAATGGTCTTCATCAACTTCCTTTACACTGTTTTGGTTCTCAACTACTCAGCCGTCGGTTTCATG GTGTTAAGCTTGCACGAAACACTTACCGCCTACGGAAGCGTATATTACATTGGAACAATCATACCTGTTGGATTGATTCTCCTCAGTTACGTTGTGCCTGCAAAACCTTCAAGACCAAAACCGCGTAAAGAAGAATAA
- a CDS encoding thionin-like protein (FUNCTIONS IN: molecular_function unknown; INVOLVED IN: defense response; LOCATED IN: endomembrane system; EXPRESSED IN: central cell; BEST Arabidopsis thaliana protein match is: unknown protein (TAIR:AT1G12663.1); Has 37 Blast hits to 36 proteins in 6 species: Archae - 0; Bacteria - 0; Metazoa - 0; Fungi - 0; Plants - 37; Viruses - 0; Other Eukaryotes - 0 (source: NCBI BLink).): MEDKRVAMLVVMMLVMGNMLIEAEAVMSFKLCYGGCLVACALIAPPIKKLFCPFLCIKDCKRRPMLSFEANLNEIDQTGSYCELGCATDRCVSSSSIDDKDHVEKVSLCVDSCSEECSHKN; encoded by the exons atggaggacAAAAGAGTGGCCATGTTAGTGGTGATGATGTTGGTGATGGGGAACATGTTAATTGAGGCAGAGGCTGTTATgtcttttaaattatgttaCGGAGGTTGTCTTGTGGCGTGTGCTCTAATAGCGCCTCCgattaaaaaacttttttgtccttttttgtGTATCAAGGATTGTAAACGTCGACCTATGCTTTCTTTTGAGGCAAATCTAAATGAAATTGACCAAACTGGTTCTTACTGCGAACTCGGATGTGCTACCGATCGTTGTGTTTCATCCTCCTCAATTGATGATAAGG ATCATGTGGAGAAAGTTTCATTATGCGTGGATTCATGCTCAGAAGAGTGCTCCCACAAGAACTAA
- a CDS encoding thionin-like protein (LOCATED IN: endomembrane system; BEST Arabidopsis thaliana protein match is: unknown protein (TAIR:AT1G12663.1); Has 1554 Blast hits to 382 proteins in 88 species: Archae - 6; Bacteria - 293; Metazoa - 49; Fungi - 201; Plants - 321; Viruses - 145; Other Eukaryotes - 539 (source: NCBI BLink).) has translation MEGKSLVAILVTMMVIGNLLPQTEAQKIPFMQCFPACMIVCKSESKFPKFLTCPITCLKTCLHPPSPPPSPPPSPSPSPSPSPSPCENN, from the coding sequence atggagGGTAAAAGCCTAGTTGCGATTTTGGTGACAATGATGGTGATAGGAAACCTTCTTCCTCAAACAGAGGCTCAAAAGATACCTTTTATGCAATGTTTTCCAGCTTGTATGATAGTGTGTAAGAGTGAGTCAAAGTTTCCAAAGTTTCTTACTTGTCCAATAACATGTCTCAAAACATGTCTTCATCCTCCGTCTCCGCCTCCTTCCCCGCCCCcgtctccttctccttctccttctccttctccttctccttgtGAGAACAATTGA